Proteins found in one candidate division TA06 bacterium genomic segment:
- a CDS encoding DUF4388 domain-containing protein, which yields MAIEGPIKELSLMDLFQLLAMSRKSGVLTLDSAHDVGQVFFSNGNIIRATLQQSHERIGQIMLKAGKVTTHQLERLLKDQSESKERKRLGALASDSGFVTKPAVKEALKTQVEEVVFAIMGWQDGYFRFEEMDLSADSDTDLLLVTENVMMEVSRRLDEWSKIHSKLPDLDLVLSLSPGSELASGRLDLKPEEWLIMATIDGKRTARQVIETVGGREFETAKVIYGLCVTGLVRATGKKTDLKLDLQEPEQDPINQGLSDLNSGKIEEAIDAFTKLVQKDPEQAYAHLYLGEAYYLAESYDEAVMEYKLASKGEENNPEINYCLGFTYARLGRLELAVERWEKFLRFAGGDKRAEKVRDLVTLAVRWAEGLEGKARIQAGSAESRSESARPEGVPAELSPEVKSWLEKMKMARETR from the coding sequence ATGGCGATCGAAGGACCCATAAAAGAACTCAGCCTGATGGACCTGTTCCAGCTGCTGGCCATGTCCCGGAAATCCGGGGTGCTGACCCTGGACTCGGCCCATGACGTCGGACAGGTGTTCTTCTCCAACGGCAACATCATCCGGGCCACCCTGCAGCAGAGCCACGAGCGGATCGGGCAGATAATGCTCAAGGCCGGAAAGGTGACCACTCATCAGTTGGAGAGGCTGCTGAAGGACCAGTCGGAATCCAAGGAACGCAAGCGGTTGGGGGCCCTGGCCTCCGACAGCGGCTTTGTAACCAAACCGGCGGTCAAGGAAGCGCTCAAGACACAGGTGGAGGAAGTGGTCTTCGCCATCATGGGCTGGCAGGACGGATATTTCCGCTTTGAGGAAATGGACCTCTCGGCCGATTCCGACACCGATCTGCTGCTGGTGACCGAGAATGTGATGATGGAGGTCTCGCGCCGGCTGGATGAATGGTCCAAGATCCATTCCAAGCTCCCCGACCTGGACCTGGTGCTTTCACTTTCCCCCGGCAGCGAGCTGGCCTCGGGCCGGCTGGACCTGAAGCCCGAAGAATGGCTGATCATGGCCACCATCGACGGCAAGCGGACAGCCCGCCAGGTGATAGAGACCGTGGGCGGACGGGAGTTCGAGACCGCCAAGGTCATTTACGGGCTTTGCGTCACCGGTCTGGTGAGGGCCACGGGGAAAAAGACCGACCTGAAACTGGATCTGCAGGAACCCGAACAGGACCCCATCAATCAGGGCCTATCCGACCTGAACAGCGGAAAAATTGAAGAGGCCATCGACGCCTTCACCAAGCTGGTCCAAAAAGATCCGGAACAGGCCTATGCCCATCTGTATCTGGGCGAGGCCTACTATCTGGCCGAATCCTATGATGAGGCCGTGATGGAATACAAGCTGGCCAGCAAGGGCGAGGAGAACAATCCGGAGATCAATTACTGCCTGGGGTTCACCTACGCCCGTCTGGGCCGGCTGGAACTGGCGGTGGAGCGCTGGGAGAAATTCCTGCGATTCGCCGGCGGCGACAAAAGGGCGGAGAAGGTGCGGGACCTGGTGACCTTGGCGGTGCGCTGGGCCGAAGGGCTGGAGGGCAAGGCCCGGATCCAGGCGGGATCGGCGGAATCAAGATCTGAATCCGCCCGGCCCGAGGGAGTGCCGGCGGAGCTTTCACCTGAGGTTAAGTCCTGGCTGGAGAAGATGAAGATGGCCAGGGAAACCCGGTAA